Proteins from a genomic interval of Medicago truncatula cultivar Jemalong A17 chromosome 3, MtrunA17r5.0-ANR, whole genome shotgun sequence:
- the LOC25488939 gene encoding receptor-like protein EIX2, which produces MMTILTTQISLLLLLLLSITTFYKSSCSNHTVVGCNEKDRETLLTFKKGINDTLGRILTWSTEIDCCAWEGVHCENITGRVTKLDLTGKSNFDNEPFLKGEMNLCILELEFLSYLDLSSNDFDVIRFPSIQHNLTHSSNLFHLDLSPFRYHDHGPLHMDNLGWLSPHSSLKYLDLSGIHLHKETNWLQIVNTLPSLLELQLSHCNLNNFPSVEYLNLSLLVTLDLSLNNFTSHLPDGFFNLTKDLTYLDLSQSNIYGEIPSSLLNLQNLRDLYLSYNQLQESIPEEIGQLAHIQQLDLSENQLQGSIPSTLGNLSSLNYLSIGSNNFSGEISNLHFSKLSSLDHLDLRNSDFVIQIDLDWVPPFQLSHLSLRNTYQGPNFPSWIYTQKTLQYLDISSAGISLVDRKKFLNLIERIPVELYLSNNSIAEDISNLSLIGYVVRLDHNNFTGGLPNILSFAYGIDLSYNSFSGSIPHSWKNLEYLFYINLWSNRLSGEVLVNLSDWRQLQFMNLGENEFSGTIPLNIPQYLEVVILRGNQFEGSIPTQLFNLTNLFHLDLAHNKLSGSITECIYNLTHMVTSNFVDEWNNAPIELFTKGQDYVYEIEPDRRTIDFSANNLSGKVPLELFRLVKVQTLNLSHNNFIGTIPKTIGGMKNMESLDFSNNKLCGEIPQSMSLLTFLGYLNLSYNNFDGKIPIATQLQSFNASSYIGNPKLCGAPLNNCTTEEENPGNTENEDDESIRESLYLGMGVGFAVGFWGICGSMFLIRKWRHAYFRLVDRVGDYLYVTLIVKLNSFR; this is translated from the coding sequence ATGATGACCATTCTTACTACACAAATTTCACTTCTTTTGCTTTTACTTTTATCTATAACCACATTCTACAAAAGCTCGTGCAGCAATCACACAGTGGTTGGATGCAATGAGAAAGATCGAGAGACACTCTTAACCTTCAAAAAAGGAATCAATGACACTCTTGGTCGGATATTAACGTGGTCAACCGAAATAGATTGTTGTGCTTGGGAAGGAGTCCACTGTGAGAACATTACCGGAAGAGTTACAAAACTTGATCTCACTGGAAAATCTAATTTTGACAATGAGCCATTTTTGAAAGGTGAGATGAATCTTTGTATTCTAGAACTTGAGTTTCTCAGTTACTTGGATTTGAGCTCAAATGATTTTGATGTGATAAGATTTCCATCCATTCAACACAACCTCACACATTCATCTAACCTTTTCCACCTTGACTTATCCCCCTTCCGTTATCATGATCACGGTCCTCTTCACATGGATAATCTTGGTTGGCTTTCTCCACATTCTTCCTTGAAATATCTCGACCTTAGTGGAATTCATCTTCATAAGGAAACCAATTGGCTTCAAATAGTGAATACACTTCCTTCACTATTAGAATTACAGTTGAGTCATTGTAACCTGAACAACTTCCCATCTGTTGAGTATTTGAATTTGTCTTTACTTGTAACTCTTGATCTTTCTTTAAACAACTTCACCTCTCATTTACCTGATGGGTTTTTTAATCTTACCAAAGATCTCACTTATCTTGACCTTTCACAGAGTAATATATATGGTGAGATACCTTCAAGCTTGCTAAACCTTCAAAATTTGAGAGACCTTTATCTCTCCTATAACCAACTACAAGAATCAATTCCAGAAGAAATAGGCCAACTTGCCCATATTCAACAACTTGATCTCTCTGAAAACCAACTACAAGGATCTATTCCTTCAACTCTAGGAAATCTCTCTTCCCTAAATTACTTATCTATTGGCTCTAATAATTTCTCTggtgaaatttcaaatttacatTTTTCCAAACTCTCTAGTTTAGATCATCTAGACTTGCGTAATTCAGATTTTGTAATCCAGATTGATTTGGATTGGGTTCCTCCCTTTCAACTCTCCCACCTGTCTTTGAGAAATACATATCAAGGCCCAAACTTTCCATCTTGGATATATACACAGAAGACACTTCAATATCTCGACATATCGAGCGCGGGAATTTCATTGGTAGATAGAAAGAAGTTCTTGAACCTTATAGAAAGAATACCGGTTGAACTTTATTTGTCAAACAATTCAATTGCTGAAGACATATCAAACCTATCACTAATTGGTTACGTGGTAAGGCTGGATCACAATAATTTCACAGGAGGACTCCCAAACATATTGTCATTTGCCTATGGAATTGATTTGTCTTACAACTCCTTCTCAGGATCAATTCCACATAGTTGGAAGAACTTggaatatttattttacattaacTTGTGGAGTAATAGACTGTCTGGTGAGGTTCTAGTAAACCTCTCCGATTGGAGACAATTGCAATTCATGAACTTGggagaaaatgaattttctgGAACCATACCATTGAACATACCACAATATTTAGAAGTAGTCATACTGAGAGGTAACCAATTTGAAGGGAGTATTCCAACACAATTATTCAATCTCACTAATTTGTTTCATTTGGACCTTGCACATAACAAACTTTCAGGATCTATAACGGAGTGCATTTATAACTTGACTCATATGGTTACTTCTAATTTTGTGGATGAATGGAATAATGCTCCAATTGAGTTGTTTACAAAAGGTCAAGATTATGTGTATGAAATCGAACCAGATAGGCGAACTATTGACTTTTCAGCTAATAACTTGTCTGGAAAAGTGCCATTGGAATTATTTCGGCTTGTTAAAGTTCAAACATTAAACTTATCTCACAATAATTTCATTGGAACTATACCGAAGACGATTGGAGGCATGAAAAATATGGAATCTCTCGATTTTTCTAATAATAAGCTTTGTGGTGAAATTCCTCAGAGCATGTCTCTCTTAACTTTTTTGGgttatttgaatttatcatACAATAATTTTGACGGAAAAATCCCAATAGCAACGCAACTTCAAAGTTTTAATGCATCAAGCTACATTGGCAATCCAAAATTATGCGGCGCTCCTCTTAATAACTGTACCACGGAAGAAGAAAATCCTGGAAATACAgagaatgaagatgatgaatctATAAGAGAGTCATTGTATCTAGGCATGGGAGTGGGATTTGCAGTAGGTTTCTGGGGGATTTGTGGTTCTATGTTTCTTATTAGGAAATGGAGGCATGCGTACTTTCGGTTAGTTGATAGAGTGGGTGACTATCTCTATGTTACTTTGATCGTAAAGTTAAATAGCTTTCGCTGA